One part of the Sorangiineae bacterium MSr11954 genome encodes these proteins:
- a CDS encoding HPr family phosphocarrier protein encodes MTRATGRFTIVNALGLHARAATKLVQLASKFPCDVEIAREEQAANGKSVMGVLLLCGSRGTVVEVRASGEKATECVEAIGELIANKFGEAN; translated from the coding sequence ATGACTCGAGCGACAGGGCGTTTCACCATCGTCAATGCGCTCGGGTTGCATGCGCGCGCGGCCACCAAGCTCGTGCAGCTGGCCTCCAAGTTTCCGTGCGACGTCGAAATCGCACGGGAAGAACAGGCCGCCAATGGAAAGAGCGTCATGGGGGTGCTCTTGCTCTGCGGCTCGCGCGGCACCGTGGTGGAGGTGCGCGCCAGCGGTGAAAAGGCGACGGAGTGCGTGGAGGCGATCGGGGAGCTCATCGCCAACAAATTCGGAGAGGCGAACTGA
- a CDS encoding AAA family ATPase — MRLLQLHLERFRHFRDKSLVLAREGTGSAGKSKGLSVVYGPNEAGKTTVLWAIRSFLFGFRDKSPEFALDFEQSELRIGALVELDNGRRFEATRTKGRKQTLFGRSLDGGEEFDEEWFHARLSHPSRAVFENVFGFSLEMLARGAESLKEHEVKSAIYGAGFGGNVDLEKLLGDLRKERESLFKEGGKVPRINQLARSLDERRRAVRQATTPSEEHRRATDQLREQKQLAESTYAAESARRAEAERARAVTLAIEPYRRLREAEAELSGLTWPSGFGADSGRAYEKLVTLREQVREELASLDERLRETRDRLGEWPGDPEVLMAGDEIDALVHDLGAYKKALAERPKNDDALDRLGRRTGERLREMHPSWDLPALREMRFDAVGTKRDFSDAAADHERLRAEREQWSRRGAAMEALGRQREQQRRKLDAALAADASAAALPDPAAMIVPPVAEVARYEALMAEAERELQAARSRRADLKARLSAHREELSAIEASGRAPAERELESARTRRQIGWRLIERALLSGAGSVEEDAKRYGEGEPLPRAYERAVAQADDVADQMRVRADVVQKRALYEALAAQLGEQLREVDAEIARAEAAEQERRRAWCALWARSGLSPLGPGAMRRWLEDRQGYVDLDASFREEQAAWQREGERLDAAEEAWSTRFSALVQGMGLARDLGAAKALRTVEELADLRRSFLTEEQHLVDASLRLTKELAVYEERLRALDPALAMGDVVRAVERLAARLSAAREAVRMREELARARKADEHRAAAAAERLAKAEEEIRAYRALAGQSDDEGVRRVVAIALRADALKRTIDEQRRVLLRAGARWGSEAFLAEVESAAPELLEHRIATLEQEADAMRERARTIDQEVGKLTESLGHLDGGSRAADEQAAAEADRAALAEDVERYAVLTFAEEILHGSIRRFEREHQPELLQQASIAFERMTRGRYLRIERRLDGSLLACRNDGRTVLPDALSTGTREQLFIALRLAYVASYAKSAESLPMVLDDVLVNFDEARTRGALEALAGFAERTQVLLFTCHASLRDRVRDVIPQAHHAEIPV, encoded by the coding sequence ATGCGTCTTTTGCAGCTTCACCTCGAGCGATTCCGCCATTTCCGCGACAAGAGCCTGGTGCTCGCGCGCGAGGGGACGGGCAGCGCGGGAAAGAGCAAAGGGCTCTCCGTCGTGTACGGGCCGAACGAGGCCGGCAAGACGACGGTGCTCTGGGCCATCCGCAGCTTTCTCTTCGGCTTTCGCGACAAGAGCCCGGAGTTCGCGCTGGACTTCGAGCAGAGCGAGCTTCGCATCGGCGCGCTGGTGGAGCTCGACAACGGCCGGAGGTTCGAGGCCACGCGCACCAAAGGGCGCAAGCAGACCTTGTTCGGGCGGAGCCTCGACGGCGGCGAGGAGTTCGACGAGGAGTGGTTTCACGCGCGGCTGTCGCATCCGAGCCGGGCGGTGTTCGAGAACGTGTTCGGGTTTTCGCTGGAGATGCTCGCGCGCGGCGCGGAGTCGCTGAAGGAGCACGAGGTGAAGAGCGCCATCTACGGCGCGGGCTTCGGCGGCAACGTGGACCTGGAGAAGCTGCTCGGGGATCTGCGCAAGGAGCGGGAGTCGCTCTTCAAGGAGGGCGGAAAGGTCCCGCGCATCAACCAGCTGGCGCGCTCCCTCGACGAGCGCCGGCGGGCCGTGCGGCAGGCGACGACGCCGAGCGAAGAGCACCGGCGGGCGACCGATCAGCTGCGCGAGCAGAAGCAGCTGGCCGAGAGCACGTACGCCGCCGAGTCGGCGCGCCGCGCGGAGGCGGAGCGGGCGCGCGCGGTGACCTTGGCCATCGAGCCGTATCGCCGGCTGCGGGAGGCGGAGGCGGAGCTCTCGGGCCTGACGTGGCCGAGCGGCTTCGGCGCCGACAGCGGGCGCGCGTACGAGAAGCTGGTCACCTTGCGCGAGCAGGTGCGCGAGGAGCTCGCATCGCTCGATGAGCGCCTGCGCGAGACGCGCGATCGGCTCGGGGAATGGCCGGGCGATCCGGAGGTGCTCATGGCGGGCGACGAAATCGATGCGCTGGTGCACGATCTGGGCGCCTACAAAAAGGCGCTGGCCGAGCGCCCCAAGAACGACGACGCGCTGGATCGTCTGGGGCGGCGCACGGGCGAGCGTCTGCGGGAGATGCACCCCTCGTGGGATCTCCCGGCGCTGCGCGAAATGCGCTTCGATGCGGTGGGCACGAAGCGCGATTTCTCCGACGCGGCCGCCGATCACGAGCGCCTGCGGGCGGAGCGGGAGCAATGGTCGCGGCGGGGGGCGGCGATGGAGGCGTTGGGGCGGCAGCGCGAGCAACAAAGGCGCAAGCTCGATGCGGCGCTCGCGGCCGACGCCTCGGCCGCGGCGCTGCCGGATCCGGCGGCGATGATCGTCCCACCGGTGGCCGAGGTGGCGCGCTACGAGGCGCTCATGGCGGAGGCGGAGCGCGAGCTTCAGGCGGCCCGATCGCGGCGGGCGGATCTCAAGGCGCGGCTCTCGGCGCATCGGGAGGAGCTGTCGGCCATCGAGGCGTCGGGTCGCGCGCCGGCGGAGCGGGAGCTGGAGTCGGCGCGAACGCGGAGGCAGATCGGCTGGCGGCTGATCGAGCGCGCGCTGCTCTCGGGCGCCGGCTCGGTGGAGGAGGACGCCAAGCGCTACGGCGAGGGCGAGCCGTTGCCGCGCGCGTACGAGCGGGCGGTGGCGCAGGCCGACGACGTGGCCGATCAGATGCGCGTGCGGGCCGACGTCGTGCAAAAGCGCGCGCTGTACGAGGCGCTGGCCGCGCAGCTCGGGGAGCAGCTGCGCGAGGTGGACGCGGAGATCGCGCGCGCCGAGGCGGCCGAGCAAGAGCGCCGCCGCGCCTGGTGCGCGCTCTGGGCGAGGTCGGGGCTCTCGCCGCTCGGTCCTGGGGCGATGCGGCGGTGGCTGGAGGACCGGCAAGGCTACGTCGATCTGGACGCGTCCTTCCGCGAGGAGCAAGCGGCGTGGCAGCGCGAGGGCGAGCGCCTCGATGCGGCCGAGGAGGCGTGGAGCACGCGGTTTTCGGCCTTGGTGCAGGGGATGGGGCTCGCGCGCGATCTGGGGGCCGCCAAGGCGCTGCGGACGGTGGAGGAGCTCGCCGACTTGCGGCGGTCGTTCCTGACGGAGGAGCAGCACTTGGTGGACGCGAGCCTTCGTCTGACCAAGGAGCTCGCGGTCTACGAGGAGCGGCTGCGCGCGCTGGATCCTGCGCTGGCGATGGGCGACGTGGTGCGCGCGGTGGAGCGGCTCGCGGCGCGGCTCTCCGCCGCCCGCGAGGCGGTGCGGATGCGCGAGGAGCTCGCGCGCGCACGCAAAGCCGACGAGCACCGGGCCGCGGCGGCCGCCGAGCGGCTCGCGAAGGCCGAGGAGGAGATCCGGGCGTACCGGGCGCTGGCCGGGCAGAGCGACGACGAGGGGGTGCGCCGGGTGGTGGCCATCGCGCTCCGCGCCGACGCGCTGAAGCGCACCATCGACGAGCAGCGGCGCGTTCTTCTGCGTGCGGGGGCGCGCTGGGGTTCGGAGGCTTTCTTGGCGGAGGTCGAGAGCGCGGCGCCCGAGCTCTTGGAGCACCGGATCGCCACCTTGGAGCAGGAGGCCGACGCGATGCGCGAGCGGGCGCGCACCATCGATCAAGAGGTGGGCAAGCTCACCGAGTCGCTGGGGCACCTCGACGGCGGCTCGCGCGCGGCCGACGAGCAAGCGGCGGCGGAGGCCGATCGCGCGGCGCTGGCGGAGGACGTGGAGCGCTACGCGGTGCTCACGTTCGCGGAGGAGATCTTGCACGGGAGCATTCGCCGCTTCGAGCGGGAGCATCAGCCAGAGCTCTTGCAACAAGCCTCCATCGCCTTCGAGCGCATGACGCGCGGCCGCTATTTGCGCATCGAGCGGCGCCTCGATGGCTCGCTGCTCGCGTGCCGAAACGACGGGCGCACCGTGCTCCCCGACGCGCTCTCGACGGGGACGCGCGAGCAGCTCTTCATCGCGCTGCGTCTGGCGTACGTGGCCAGCTACGCCAAGAGCGCGGAGTCGCTGCCGATGGTGCTCGACGACGTGCTCGTCAACTTCGACGAGGCGCGCACCCGCGGCGCGCTGGAGGCGCTGGCCGGGTTCGCGGAGCGCACGCAGGTGCTCCTCTTTACGTGCCACGCGAGCCTTCGCGATCGCGTGCGCGACGTCATTCCCCAGGCCCACCATGCCGAAATCCCTGTCTGA
- the rpoN gene encoding RNA polymerase factor sigma-54 → MEIKQQLKLSQQLVMTPQLQQAIRLLQLSRLELIDEIRKELDANPVLADDDIDPRTRGIEGIGNDPASGGLQTDERVERLEGLERLKNTDPQQLQTEKKTQDIDWEQLLENRSQQQALPANRGGFDDLPPIEQNLTKPTSLVDHLRWQLQMSDFTEAERRFAELVLGNLDENGLLDLKGTERDSGEKTPDLTIEQLADESGLDPEDAPEVLRMMQEWDPVGACSRDLRECLRVQAEVFGYEDLDLQIIDKHLHNLEKHNYQAIARDLKVPVEEVYESVKEIQKLESRPARNFSETDERTIGITPDVYVIKDSDRFVVTDNDRGVQRLYINESLTKRLLKDPGAKEFIGEKLRNAQWLIRAIEQRRKTIIRVTECIVEKQREFFERGVAFLKPMILRDVADAVGMHESTISRVTTNKYVHTPQGLFELKYFFNSSIRRMAEEDIASESVKQAIKKIIEGEDKANPLSDQAIVEILASQNGIQIARRTVAKYREMLGILASSKRKKLF, encoded by the coding sequence ATGGAAATCAAGCAACAGCTCAAACTGAGTCAGCAGCTGGTGATGACCCCGCAGTTGCAGCAAGCCATTCGGCTCCTGCAACTGTCGCGCCTCGAGCTGATTGACGAAATCCGCAAAGAGCTCGATGCCAATCCCGTCCTGGCCGATGACGACATCGATCCGCGGACACGGGGAATCGAAGGAATCGGGAACGATCCAGCCAGTGGCGGGCTTCAGACCGATGAGCGGGTGGAGCGGCTCGAGGGCCTCGAGCGACTCAAGAACACCGATCCCCAGCAGCTTCAAACCGAGAAGAAGACCCAGGACATCGACTGGGAGCAGCTGCTCGAAAATCGCAGCCAGCAGCAGGCGCTCCCCGCCAACCGGGGCGGCTTCGACGACCTGCCCCCCATCGAGCAAAACCTGACCAAGCCCACGTCTTTGGTGGATCATCTGCGGTGGCAATTGCAGATGAGCGATTTTACCGAGGCCGAACGGCGGTTTGCCGAGCTGGTGCTTGGAAATCTCGACGAAAATGGGCTGCTCGATCTGAAGGGAACCGAGCGCGACAGCGGGGAGAAGACCCCCGATCTCACGATCGAACAGCTCGCCGACGAGTCGGGCCTCGATCCGGAGGACGCGCCCGAGGTCCTGCGCATGATGCAGGAGTGGGATCCGGTCGGCGCTTGCTCCCGGGACCTGCGTGAGTGCCTGCGGGTGCAGGCGGAGGTCTTCGGCTACGAGGATCTCGATCTGCAGATCATCGATAAGCACCTTCATAACCTGGAGAAGCACAACTACCAGGCCATCGCGCGCGACCTGAAGGTCCCCGTCGAAGAGGTCTACGAGTCGGTCAAAGAGATTCAAAAGCTCGAGAGCCGCCCGGCGCGCAACTTCAGCGAGACCGACGAGCGCACCATCGGCATCACGCCCGACGTGTACGTCATCAAGGACAGCGACCGCTTCGTGGTGACGGACAACGACCGCGGCGTACAGCGGCTCTATATCAACGAGTCGCTCACCAAGCGGCTGTTGAAGGATCCGGGCGCCAAGGAGTTCATCGGCGAGAAGCTGCGCAATGCCCAGTGGCTCATTCGCGCCATCGAGCAGCGCCGCAAGACCATCATCCGCGTGACGGAGTGCATCGTCGAGAAGCAGCGGGAGTTCTTCGAGCGCGGCGTGGCCTTCCTCAAGCCCATGATCCTGCGGGACGTGGCGGATGCGGTCGGCATGCACGAGTCCACGATCAGCCGGGTCACCACGAACAAATACGTGCACACACCGCAGGGCCTGTTCGAGCTCAAGTATTTCTTCAACTCCTCCATCCGCCGGATGGCGGAAGAAGACATCGCTTCCGAGAGCGTCAAGCAGGCCATCAAGAAGATCATCGAGGGGGAGGACAAGGCCAATCCCCTGTCGGACCAGGCCATCGTCGAGATCCTGGCGTCCCAGAATGGCATCCAAATTGCCAGGCGCACGGTCGCCAAATACCGGGAGATGCTGGGGATCCTGGCCTCCAGCAAGCGGAAGAAGCTTTTTTAG
- the hprK gene encoding HPr(Ser) kinase/phosphatase gives MTDWQSGNPPSAQPQGEITVEAFVSDPGLAIRLRQVAGGGGLGRPIRHPRVQKSGLALAGHFYGVVPTRVQVLGETELSYIESLETEVRGVCARGFFSLGLSCVIVTSNHTPPRALVVAAEATGTPLFVSPSRSSRTINAVHAVLDDRLAPQSQLHGVLVDVFGVGLLLLGKSGIGKSECALELVLRGHRLVADDVVLCDWRPPGMVFGAPADLLRHHIEVRGLGVLNVKALFGVTSVRERKRIDVVVRLADWDERVEYDRLGLEDKYYTILGTPIRELTVPVRPGRDMGSILEIAARNELLRRAGTNSSREFKDRLEQQLVTRAAIDEPDSVYDSAPDASSPSSPEATAERPSWAALADSTARLNESSAWIPVRPVPKGDDE, from the coding sequence ATGACCGATTGGCAGAGTGGCAATCCTCCGAGCGCTCAACCGCAGGGGGAAATCACGGTGGAGGCCTTCGTCTCCGATCCGGGACTTGCCATTCGCCTTCGACAGGTCGCGGGAGGCGGCGGGCTGGGACGCCCCATCCGCCACCCGCGCGTGCAGAAATCCGGTTTGGCGCTCGCCGGACACTTCTACGGAGTGGTCCCCACGCGGGTTCAGGTGCTGGGGGAGACCGAGCTGTCGTACATCGAGTCGCTCGAAACCGAAGTGCGCGGCGTCTGCGCGCGCGGCTTTTTTTCCTTGGGACTGTCATGCGTCATCGTTACGAGCAACCACACGCCGCCCCGCGCGCTGGTGGTCGCGGCCGAAGCCACCGGAACCCCGCTGTTCGTCTCGCCGAGCCGGTCGAGCCGGACCATCAACGCGGTGCACGCCGTGCTCGATGATCGCCTGGCGCCGCAGTCCCAGCTGCACGGCGTGCTGGTCGATGTCTTTGGCGTGGGGCTGCTCCTCCTCGGCAAGAGCGGCATCGGCAAGAGCGAGTGCGCGCTGGAGCTCGTCCTGCGCGGGCATCGCTTGGTGGCCGACGATGTCGTCCTCTGCGACTGGCGCCCGCCCGGCATGGTCTTCGGCGCGCCCGCGGACCTGCTTCGGCATCACATCGAGGTGCGCGGCCTGGGCGTGCTGAACGTGAAAGCATTGTTCGGCGTGACCAGCGTGCGCGAGCGCAAGCGCATCGACGTGGTGGTGCGCCTGGCCGATTGGGACGAGCGGGTCGAGTACGACCGCTTGGGCCTGGAGGACAAGTACTACACGATCCTGGGCACGCCCATTCGCGAGCTCACGGTGCCGGTGCGCCCGGGGAGGGACATGGGGAGCATTCTGGAAATCGCCGCCCGCAACGAGCTGCTTCGCCGCGCGGGCACCAACTCGTCGCGCGAGTTCAAAGATCGCCTCGAGCAGCAGCTGGTGACGCGCGCCGCGATCGACGAGCCGGATTCGGTCTACGACAGCGCGCCCGATGCCTCGAGCCCGAGCTCGCCGGAGGCCACCGCCGAGCGCCCCTCGTGGGCCGCGCTGGCCGATTCGACGGCCCGATTGAACGAGAGCTCGGCGTGGATCCCGGTCCGCCCGGTGCCCAAGGGGGACGACGAATGA
- a CDS encoding polymer-forming cytoskeletal protein, with protein sequence MDSSLPATEITALLGRGTQFEGKLAFEGRVRIDGIFKGEIKSDDTLVIGEGAEVHAEVDVATVIVRGGQVHGNIRAKHALEIHAPGKVIGNIHSPSVFIDRGVEFQGSCRMDPVDGKPAPAPKPGVAPPRAGQPIA encoded by the coding sequence ATGGATTCCTCCCTACCTGCCACCGAGATTACGGCGCTTCTTGGACGTGGGACACAATTCGAAGGGAAGCTCGCCTTCGAGGGGCGCGTGCGCATCGACGGCATCTTCAAGGGGGAGATCAAGAGCGACGACACCTTGGTCATCGGCGAGGGCGCCGAGGTCCACGCCGAGGTCGACGTGGCCACCGTCATCGTCCGCGGCGGCCAGGTGCACGGGAACATCCGCGCTAAGCACGCGCTGGAAATTCACGCACCGGGCAAGGTGATCGGCAACATCCACTCCCCGTCCGTGTTCATCGATCGCGGCGTCGAGTTCCAAGGCAGCTGCCGCATGGATCCGGTGGACGGCAAACCCGCCCCCGCCCCCAAGCCCGGCGTCGCACCGCCGCGCGCGGGGCAACCCATCGCTTGA
- the raiA gene encoding ribosome-associated translation inhibitor RaiA: MNIAITFRHMDSTEAVKGYAQEKIAKLQRFLRHPMKVQVVLSTQHRAHIAEVELHAAAERFHAKETSEDMYASIDKVSDKLEAQIRSTKDVKKGLERASDHLIPDLGSGED; encoded by the coding sequence ATGAACATAGCCATCACCTTCCGGCACATGGATTCGACCGAAGCAGTCAAGGGATATGCGCAGGAGAAGATCGCCAAGCTTCAAAGATTTTTACGCCACCCGATGAAAGTGCAGGTCGTTCTGAGCACGCAACACCGTGCTCACATTGCGGAAGTCGAGCTCCACGCCGCGGCGGAACGGTTCCACGCGAAAGAGACCAGCGAGGATATGTACGCCTCCATCGACAAAGTGTCCGACAAGCTCGAGGCCCAGATTCGAAGCACCAAGGACGTCAAAAAGGGGCTCGAGCGCGCGTCGGACCATCTGATCCCGGATCTCGGGAGCGGCGAAGACTGA
- a CDS encoding DNA-3-methyladenine glycosylase codes for MPKSLSDPAPAIAPPASPPSFGERLGLEFFARDALVVARDLLGTLLVHRLPDGEARAVRIVETEAYRGPTDRACHARVGLTKRTRTLYGPPGHAYVYLIYGMYDCFNVVCFGEGKGHAVLVRAGEPLSGIPKELRTDGPGRMTRALGITRAHDGFNLREGALFLVPRATSRRPTMTTTARVGVGYSGVYADKPWRFFDAASRHVSRPSPSQIGTGGVRAR; via the coding sequence ATGCCGAAATCCCTGTCTGATCCCGCACCGGCGATCGCCCCGCCCGCCTCTCCGCCATCGTTCGGCGAGCGCCTCGGTCTGGAGTTTTTCGCGCGCGACGCGTTGGTGGTGGCGCGCGATCTGCTCGGGACCTTGCTCGTTCACCGCCTGCCGGATGGCGAAGCGCGGGCCGTGCGCATCGTGGAGACGGAGGCCTACCGCGGGCCGACGGATCGGGCGTGCCACGCCCGCGTGGGGCTCACGAAGCGCACGCGCACCTTGTACGGCCCGCCGGGGCACGCCTACGTCTATCTGATTTACGGGATGTACGATTGCTTCAACGTGGTGTGCTTCGGGGAAGGGAAGGGCCACGCCGTGCTTGTGCGCGCGGGCGAGCCGCTGTCGGGCATTCCAAAGGAGCTACGCACCGATGGCCCGGGGCGGATGACGCGGGCCCTCGGCATCACGCGCGCGCACGACGGCTTCAACCTGCGCGAGGGCGCGCTTTTTCTGGTGCCGCGCGCGACCAGCCGGCGACCCACGATGACCACCACGGCGCGCGTCGGGGTCGGTTACTCCGGCGTTTATGCCGACAAACCGTGGCGCTTCTTCGATGCGGCCAGCCGCCATGTCTCCCGTCCCAGTCCGAGTCAGATTGGCACGGGTGGGGTGCGCGCGCGTTAG
- a CDS encoding DNA repair exonuclease yields the protein MKFVHAADLHIDSPLRGLTRYEGAPLERARRATREALERVVGLCLEERADFLVLAGDVFDGDWKDIGTGLFFVSQLARLRETGCRVLLLRGNHDFELTKNLSYADHVFEFAAAGAGSAASKRGKYTHLFEEEGVAFHGVSYAQKKTDKSLLPLYAPPVPGLLNVGVLHTNATGSRDHAAYAPCTVAELVGHGYDYWALGHVHSHLVLHRDPWVVYPGNTQGRSVRELGAKGCVLVEVSGERSLELRFVPTDTMRYFIEPVALEPEDDTSALFDKVRRVLDDVAGRAQGTLAAVRLEIRGASRAHGAIVAERETILGQIRADAIDRGGDVWLEKVKLLTTPAQSIEALRAAKGLVAELLTWTERLRGEDAETERQGLLRSLEPLKKKLGRELEELELVLEDGPWFEGVLDRAEALLAERLTSGVND from the coding sequence GTGAAGTTCGTCCACGCGGCGGATCTGCACATCGACAGCCCACTCCGTGGTCTAACCCGCTACGAAGGCGCACCTCTGGAACGGGCTCGGCGTGCAACCAGGGAAGCGCTCGAGCGCGTCGTCGGGCTCTGTCTCGAGGAGCGGGCCGATTTTCTCGTGCTGGCGGGGGATGTCTTCGACGGGGACTGGAAGGACATCGGCACCGGGCTCTTCTTCGTCAGCCAGCTGGCGCGCCTTCGCGAGACGGGGTGCCGGGTGCTGCTCCTCCGCGGCAACCACGATTTCGAGCTCACGAAGAACCTCTCCTATGCCGACCACGTCTTCGAGTTCGCGGCCGCGGGAGCGGGAAGCGCTGCGTCGAAACGTGGAAAGTACACCCACCTCTTCGAGGAGGAAGGCGTGGCCTTTCACGGGGTGAGCTACGCGCAAAAGAAGACGGACAAGAGCCTCTTGCCCCTCTACGCGCCCCCCGTTCCCGGTCTGCTCAATGTGGGCGTGCTGCACACGAACGCGACGGGTAGCCGCGATCACGCGGCCTACGCGCCCTGCACCGTCGCCGAGCTCGTGGGCCATGGCTACGACTACTGGGCCCTCGGGCACGTGCACTCGCACCTGGTGCTGCATCGGGATCCGTGGGTGGTCTACCCCGGCAACACCCAGGGCCGCAGCGTCCGCGAGCTCGGCGCGAAGGGCTGCGTGCTGGTCGAGGTCTCCGGCGAGCGCTCCCTGGAGCTCCGCTTCGTCCCCACCGATACGATGCGTTACTTCATCGAGCCCGTGGCGCTCGAGCCGGAAGACGACACCTCCGCCCTCTTCGACAAGGTGCGCCGTGTGCTCGACGACGTGGCGGGTCGCGCGCAGGGCACCTTGGCGGCCGTGCGGCTGGAGATCCGAGGCGCGTCCCGGGCGCACGGCGCCATCGTGGCCGAGCGCGAGACGATCCTGGGGCAGATCCGCGCGGACGCCATCGATCGCGGGGGCGATGTGTGGCTCGAGAAGGTGAAGCTGCTGACGACGCCCGCGCAGTCCATCGAGGCGCTGCGCGCGGCCAAGGGCCTGGTGGCGGAGCTCCTGACGTGGACCGAGCGCCTGCGCGGAGAGGACGCGGAGACCGAGCGCCAAGGGCTGCTCCGGAGCTTGGAGCCCTTGAAGAAGAAGCTGGGGCGCGAGCTGGAGGAGCTGGAGCTGGTGCTGGAGGACGGGCCTTGGTTCGAGGGCGTGCTCGATCGGGCCGAAGCTCTTTTGGCCGAGAGGCTGACGTCGGGCGTGAACGACTGA
- a CDS encoding PTS sugar transporter subunit IIA, whose protein sequence is MRLTDLLSAERVCVRRGHDTVSSKPEALALLADLLAEGARIPRATIESVLTEREKLQSTGIGDGVAIPHGAIAELDKQCAALLIAPDGIDFDAIDGEKVNLLFSVIGPKRATGEHLKTLARISRLLRNRSFRERLLAAEDGRTAYELIASEEGGTA, encoded by the coding sequence ATGCGACTTACGGATCTTCTCTCGGCGGAGCGTGTTTGCGTCCGCCGGGGTCACGACACGGTTTCGAGCAAGCCCGAGGCGCTCGCCCTGCTTGCGGATCTGCTCGCCGAGGGAGCCCGCATTCCACGGGCGACGATCGAGAGCGTCCTCACCGAGCGTGAAAAGCTTCAATCGACGGGAATCGGGGATGGGGTCGCGATTCCGCATGGCGCGATCGCGGAGCTCGACAAGCAATGCGCCGCGTTGCTCATCGCGCCCGACGGAATCGACTTCGACGCCATCGACGGCGAAAAAGTGAACCTGCTCTTCTCGGTCATCGGGCCCAAGCGGGCGACCGGCGAACACTTGAAGACCCTGGCGCGCATCTCGCGCCTGCTTCGCAACCGCAGCTTCCGAGAGCGCCTCCTCGCGGCCGAGGACGGGCGCACGGCTTATGAGCTCATCGCCTCGGAAGAAGGGGGTACTGCATGA
- the rapZ gene encoding RNase adapter RapZ has translation MNPPGDKHHPGDPGSAGGPGGEEAAANKTSVVIVTGLSGAGKTTALHTLEDLGFFCVDNLPTVLAPRAVSVCEEGGMTRVALGMDVRVRSFITSAGEVLSELSAHGRRHVHVIFLDASDESLLHRFSESRRPHPLTTEATEEATRAGADLVGAIAVLDGVRLERERLAPMRAQATHVYDTTHLSVHDLRRSVIAHFGPAAEGAPRMLTRIISFGFKYGTPVDADLVLDVRFLENPYFVKDLKRLPGTDPRVKAFVLGLPEAQEFLKKTRELLTFMLPKYEREGKSYLTIGVGCTGGRHRSVVLAEALSEALVREGTTDTQVTQVSVVHRDVARFQDGWTKPPPAPTPSRPMLVDEDFPDSGRQSNTELKGIVSPAISPGSKGSP, from the coding sequence ATGAACCCGCCGGGGGACAAGCATCATCCGGGAGACCCGGGGAGCGCGGGAGGTCCTGGCGGCGAGGAGGCGGCCGCGAACAAGACGAGCGTCGTCATCGTCACGGGGCTCTCGGGCGCAGGCAAGACCACCGCCCTGCACACCCTGGAGGATCTCGGCTTCTTCTGCGTCGACAACCTGCCCACGGTGCTCGCGCCGCGCGCGGTGAGCGTCTGCGAAGAAGGCGGCATGACGCGGGTCGCGCTCGGGATGGATGTGCGCGTCCGAAGCTTCATCACGTCGGCCGGGGAGGTCCTCTCCGAGCTCTCGGCCCACGGGCGCCGCCACGTTCATGTCATTTTCCTCGACGCGTCGGATGAATCGCTGCTGCATCGATTCAGCGAATCGCGCCGGCCGCACCCGTTGACGACGGAGGCCACGGAGGAGGCCACGCGCGCCGGGGCCGACTTGGTGGGGGCCATCGCGGTGCTCGACGGCGTAAGGCTCGAGCGGGAGCGCCTTGCCCCCATGCGGGCGCAGGCCACCCACGTCTACGACACGACCCACCTGAGCGTCCACGATCTGCGGCGCTCGGTAATTGCACATTTCGGTCCCGCCGCGGAGGGAGCTCCGCGGATGCTCACGCGCATCATTTCGTTCGGATTCAAATACGGAACGCCGGTGGATGCCGATTTGGTCCTCGACGTGCGTTTTCTCGAGAATCCCTACTTCGTCAAGGACTTGAAACGCCTTCCGGGCACCGATCCTCGGGTCAAGGCGTTCGTCCTCGGCTTGCCGGAGGCCCAGGAGTTCCTAAAGAAGACAAGGGAGCTCCTGACGTTCATGCTCCCCAAGTACGAGCGAGAAGGGAAAAGTTATCTCACGATTGGCGTCGGATGTACCGGCGGCCGGCACCGCTCCGTGGTCTTGGCCGAGGCGCTCTCCGAGGCCCTCGTGCGCGAGGGGACCACGGATACGCAGGTTACGCAGGTGAGCGTGGTGCACCGCGATGTGGCGCGCTTCCAAGATGGGTGGACGAAGCCGCCTCCGGCGCCAACGCCCAGCCGACCCATGTTGGTGGACGAGGACTTTCCTGACTCGGGGCGTCAATCCAATACGGAACTCAAAGGCATCGTCTCCCCGGCCATTTCACCAGGAAGCAAAGGCAGTCCATGA